Within Alcaligenes sp. SDU_A2, the genomic segment AGATTGGCCAACTGGATAAATTGGAAGCATTTGCCAGCCTGAACGGGCCGGCATTTTATGGTCTGCCCGTGAATCAAGGCAGTCTGACCTTGCAGCGTCGCCCCTTTGCCATCCCCGATTCCGTGGATATGGCCGGAGATCCCTTGGTGCCGCTGGCAGCGGGGCAGGCGTTGGAGTGGAGTGTGGTGGCCTGAGTCGGCTGACCGAATTAAAAAAGCGCGTGGCAGAGGCCACGCGCTTTTTCATTACGAAGGGTCGAACAGGTCTTGGGAGCCAAGATTGCGTGGGGGTGTCAGGCCCAGGTGCCGCCAGGTGCCCAGCGTTGCAATGCGTCCGCGCGGTGTGCGTTGCAAAAAGCCGTGCTGGATCAGATAGGGTTCGATGACGTCTTCGATGGTATCGCGTTCTTCGCCGATGGCGGCTGCCAGGCTGTCCACCCCGACAGGGCCGCCATCGAATTTGTGGATAATAGCTTCCAGCAGTTTACGGTCCATCAGGTCCAGGCCTTGCGGATCAACTTCCAGCATGGCCAGCGCAGCTTGCGCGCAGTCGGTGTGGATGATGCCGCCTGTTTTGACTTCGGCATAATCGCGCACCCGGCGCAACAGGCGGTTGGCAATGCGTGGCGTACCGCGCGAACGACGCGCGATTTCGTACGTGCCTTCGGTCGTGGTGGATACATTGAGCAGACCCGCACTGCGGGCCACGATGCTGGCCAGATCATCCACGTCGTAGAATTCCAGCCGGGACACAATACCGAAGCGGTCCCGCAAGGGGTTGGTTAGCATGCCGGCGCGGGTAGTGGCACCGACCAGCGTAAAGGGCTGCAGGTCCAGCTTGACGCTGCGTGCCGCCGGGCCTTCGCCTATCAGGATGTCGATCTGGAAGTCTTCCAGCGCCGGGTAGAGGATTTCTTCGACCACGGGCGAGAGTCGGTGGATTTCATCGATGAACAGGACGTCGTTGGGTTCCAGATTGGTCAGCAAGGCGGCCAGGTCGCCCGGACGCTCCAGCACGGGACCGGAGGTTTGGCGCAGATTGACGCCCATTTCGTGGGCAATGATGTGCGCCAGTGTGGTTTTGCCCAGGCCGGGCGGACCGAACAGTAGTACGTGATCCAGGGCTTCTTGGCGTTGCCGGGCGGCGGCGATGAAGATTTCCAGTTGTTCGCGCGCGCGAGCCTGGCCCACGTAGTCCTCCAGCATCTTGGGGCGCAGTGCGCGTTCGACGGATTCTTCGTTGGGCGACAAGGCCTTTGGGGTGATGACGCGCTGTTCGGTGGGCAGGCTGGAGAGCGAATCGGAATGAATGGCCATGGTGCGTAGGCTGATTGAATATACAGTATGGTACATCATGCGGCCCTTTCAGGGGCGCGCGCAGTAGAACCGGATGCCCGGCTGCATGAGTGGCACGGTTGCGCCGGGCGCAAGCCGCGCTATTCCCGCATAATGTCGGGGCTATGGTCTACAGACGAGATTTTACCCATGTCTT encodes:
- the ruvB gene encoding Holliday junction branch migration DNA helicase RuvB, producing MAIHSDSLSSLPTEQRVITPKALSPNEESVERALRPKMLEDYVGQARAREQLEIFIAAARQRQEALDHVLLFGPPGLGKTTLAHIIAHEMGVNLRQTSGPVLERPGDLAALLTNLEPNDVLFIDEIHRLSPVVEEILYPALEDFQIDILIGEGPAARSVKLDLQPFTLVGATTRAGMLTNPLRDRFGIVSRLEFYDVDDLASIVARSAGLLNVSTTTEGTYEIARRSRGTPRIANRLLRRVRDYAEVKTGGIIHTDCAQAALAMLEVDPQGLDLMDRKLLEAIIHKFDGGPVGVDSLAAAIGEERDTIEDVIEPYLIQHGFLQRTPRGRIATLGTWRHLGLTPPRNLGSQDLFDPS